One Halorientalis litorea DNA segment encodes these proteins:
- a CDS encoding J domain-containing protein: MTETFYEVLSVPSDASREEIEAAYRARVKETHPDVSDAPDAEDEFKRVTRARDVLTDEDERATYDRLGHDRYVERVLGGPGVGADTDDTADAAGAGTASSDDRTADDTAAAGGGRAGTGTESRGSRTGSDTNRQRTGADATGTADASATTGDSTDGAATGRYRQSRRGGEETTYATQTEYTGGSSDSVRLPLTPRTVILMGTMSLLYPVFVVASVLPAFPMAVNVVVALCTLAVVAYLVSMPNVAVVVFGVWSVLAPLLLLGIGGLSLFSPVGLLVPVAAWFPFCLALLTRAALRP; this comes from the coding sequence ATGACCGAGACGTTCTACGAGGTGCTGTCGGTCCCATCCGACGCCTCGCGCGAGGAAATCGAGGCCGCGTACCGGGCCCGCGTCAAGGAGACGCACCCGGACGTGAGCGACGCGCCCGACGCCGAAGACGAGTTCAAGCGCGTCACGCGAGCCCGCGACGTACTCACCGACGAGGACGAGCGAGCGACGTACGACCGCCTCGGTCACGACCGGTACGTCGAGCGAGTACTGGGCGGTCCCGGCGTCGGTGCTGACACCGACGACACGGCGGACGCCGCAGGTGCCGGAACCGCGTCCTCAGACGACCGGACGGCGGACGACACGGCGGCGGCCGGCGGTGGCCGAGCGGGCACCGGCACGGAATCGCGGGGGAGCCGTACTGGGAGTGACACGAACCGTCAGCGGACGGGAGCGGACGCGACGGGGACGGCCGACGCGAGTGCCACGACGGGTGACTCGACGGACGGCGCGGCCACGGGACGCTATCGCCAGTCCCGGCGCGGCGGCGAGGAGACCACCTACGCCACGCAGACGGAGTACACCGGCGGGTCCTCCGACAGCGTCCGCCTGCCGCTGACGCCCCGGACGGTCATCCTGATGGGGACGATGTCGCTCCTCTATCCCGTGTTCGTCGTCGCCAGCGTCTTGCCGGCGTTCCCGATGGCGGTGAACGTCGTGGTCGCCCTCTGTACGCTGGCCGTCGTGGCGTACCTCGTCTCGATGCCGAACGTGGCCGTCGTCGTCTTCGGGGTGTGGAGCGTCCTCGCACCGCTTCTGTTGCTCGGTATCGGCGGTCTCTCGCTGTTCTCCCCCGTGGGCTTGCTCGTCCCCGTCGCGGCGTGGTTCCCGTTCTGTCTGGCACTCCTGACGCGGGCGGCACTCCGGCCGTGA
- the menD gene encoding 2-succinyl-5-enolpyruvyl-6-hydroxy-3-cyclohexene-1-carboxylic-acid synthase, which produces MTAPNRATLWGRTVADELAKSGVTAACIAPGSRSTPLTVALADHESIETFSILDERSAAFFALGRARRTGDPTAIVCTSGTAAANFHPAVIEAHQSRVPLLVLTADRPPELQDSGANQTIDQSDLYGDAVRTSRTLPEPKPRARALRSLRTTVCRAVAETTGTPAGPVHLNCPFAKPLEPVEVPGDVPESLAEEAPLAVEGRAGPFVETAAGRPEVAADAAERFVAALDAADRPLVVAGPADAPTPDADAVADLAAAVGAPILADPLSGLRFGGHVDRTDVTVCGGYDSYLDGADDWPNPDVVLRLGASPTSKVLRQYLRDHAERQVVVDPAGGWREAEFTATDLVVADPTRLARTLADGVADAAASAWREQFADAERTYWDIVATARNEESFEGAILADVADAVPDPATLFVSNSMPVRDLDRFGRPRSTAVTVHGNRGASGIDGITSTALGAGSATDDPLVLVTGDLAYFHDSNGLLSVERCGVDATIVLVNNDGGGIFHLLPIEQFDPPFTEQFVTPHGLDFQPTADLYGLGFQRVPPGERFREAFDESVGRDGTQVIEVVVDGEASHRTREAVHERVLETV; this is translated from the coding sequence ATGACGGCACCGAACCGCGCCACACTGTGGGGTCGGACCGTCGCCGACGAACTGGCCAAAAGCGGCGTCACCGCGGCGTGCATCGCGCCCGGTAGCCGCTCGACACCGCTGACCGTCGCCCTCGCCGACCACGAGAGTATCGAGACGTTCTCGATACTCGACGAACGCTCGGCGGCCTTCTTCGCGCTGGGCCGGGCTCGCCGGACCGGCGACCCCACGGCCATCGTCTGTACCTCCGGAACGGCCGCGGCGAACTTCCACCCGGCCGTCATCGAGGCACACCAGTCGCGGGTGCCACTCCTCGTGCTGACTGCCGACCGACCGCCGGAACTGCAGGACAGCGGCGCGAACCAGACCATCGACCAGTCCGACCTCTACGGCGACGCGGTTCGCACGTCCCGCACGCTCCCCGAACCGAAACCGCGAGCGCGGGCACTCCGCTCGCTCCGGACCACCGTTTGCCGGGCCGTCGCCGAGACGACGGGGACGCCCGCCGGGCCAGTCCACCTCAACTGCCCGTTCGCGAAGCCGCTGGAACCCGTCGAGGTGCCCGGCGACGTGCCCGAGTCGCTGGCCGAGGAGGCACCGCTGGCCGTCGAGGGCCGGGCGGGGCCGTTCGTGGAGACGGCGGCGGGCCGCCCGGAGGTGGCCGCCGATGCCGCCGAGAGGTTCGTGGCGGCACTCGACGCGGCTGACCGGCCGCTGGTCGTCGCCGGACCGGCGGACGCGCCGACGCCGGACGCCGACGCTGTGGCCGACCTCGCGGCGGCCGTCGGCGCGCCGATACTGGCCGACCCGCTCTCGGGCCTCCGTTTCGGGGGACACGTCGACCGGACGGACGTGACCGTCTGTGGGGGGTACGACTCGTATCTGGACGGGGCCGACGACTGGCCGAACCCCGATGTCGTCCTCCGACTCGGGGCGTCGCCGACCTCGAAGGTCCTCAGACAGTACCTCCGTGACCACGCCGAGCGGCAGGTGGTCGTCGACCCGGCGGGCGGGTGGCGCGAGGCGGAGTTCACCGCTACGGACCTCGTCGTGGCGGACCCGACGCGGCTGGCGCGGACGCTGGCCGACGGAGTGGCTGACGCGGCGGCGTCGGCGTGGCGCGAGCAGTTTGCCGACGCCGAGCGGACGTACTGGGACATCGTGGCGACGGCCCGCAACGAGGAGTCCTTCGAGGGAGCGATACTCGCGGACGTGGCCGACGCGGTTCCCGACCCGGCGACGCTATTCGTCTCGAACAGCATGCCGGTCCGGGATTTGGACCGGTTCGGGCGGCCTCGCTCGACAGCGGTGACTGTCCACGGCAACCGGGGCGCGAGCGGTATCGACGGCATCACCAGCACGGCACTGGGTGCGGGGAGCGCGACGGACGACCCCCTCGTTCTCGTGACCGGCGACTTGGCGTACTTCCACGACTCGAACGGCCTGCTCTCCGTCGAGCGGTGTGGGGTGGACGCCACCATCGTCCTCGTCAACAACGACGGCGGCGGTATCTTCCACCTGCTTCCCATCGAGCAGTTCGACCCACCGTTCACCGAGCAGTTCGTGACGCCCCACGGCCTCGACTTCCAGCCGACGGCCGATCTCTACGGGCTGGGCTTCCAGCGCGTCCCGCCGGGCGAGCGGTTCCGCGAGGCGTTCGACGAGTCCGTGGGCCGGGACGGGACGCAGGTAATCGAAGTCGTCGTCGACGGCGAAGCCAGCCACCGGACTCGCGAGGCGGTCCACGAGCGCGTCCTCGAAACCGTCTGA
- a CDS encoding isochorismate synthase, which yields MEPAHREETTGPRTGAALVGRTCEIPDVSYRAFLASQPAPRVHWAAPDGLEVVGSGAAVTLTADGSDRFESLRRGAATVFETVDRSGPPETRPRLLGGLAFNENHEERGPWTGFPAASFTLPRVQLTRADGTTWLTVRAYDTEATGERVAATLERTREDIADLPVMRPSGGPPGVLETRVTPPKDEWTEQVEQATGYIRSGDLRKVVLATALEVDLADDIDVPDVLERLRRTYPNCYRFLVQPGDDGAFFGPPPERLVRMDGRRVQTEALAGSVPRGETPEKDADYAQSMLDSEKLQHEQQLVVDAIRNQLEPLGDVHEGEQDVRKLTNIQHLQTPITADLDGEGHVLDILEALHPTPAVGGLPPDRAWEVIRETESFERGWYAAPVGWFDSNGDGEFAVGIRSGVAGGTHATLFAGCGIVADSDPDEEWEEIQPKYRPILDELENGADGPDD from the coding sequence ATGGAACCGGCCCACCGCGAGGAGACGACGGGTCCGCGAACGGGCGCGGCCCTCGTCGGTCGAACCTGCGAGATACCGGACGTGTCCTACCGGGCGTTTCTCGCCAGCCAACCGGCCCCACGGGTCCACTGGGCCGCGCCCGACGGCCTCGAAGTCGTCGGGAGCGGGGCCGCCGTCACGCTCACCGCAGACGGCTCCGACCGCTTCGAGAGCCTGCGCCGCGGGGCGGCTACCGTCTTCGAGACGGTCGACCGCTCGGGGCCGCCGGAGACACGGCCGCGACTACTCGGCGGCCTCGCGTTCAACGAGAACCACGAAGAGCGCGGGCCGTGGACCGGGTTTCCCGCCGCGTCGTTCACGCTCCCACGCGTCCAGTTGACGCGGGCCGACGGCACGACGTGGCTGACCGTCCGGGCGTACGACACCGAGGCAACGGGCGAACGCGTCGCCGCCACGCTCGAACGGACCCGCGAAGACATCGCGGACCTCCCGGTGATGCGACCCAGCGGCGGGCCGCCGGGCGTCCTCGAGACGCGCGTCACGCCGCCCAAAGACGAGTGGACCGAACAGGTCGAACAGGCGACGGGGTACATCCGCTCCGGCGACCTCCGGAAAGTCGTCCTCGCGACGGCACTGGAGGTCGACCTCGCCGACGACATCGACGTGCCGGACGTACTCGAACGACTGCGCCGCACCTACCCGAACTGCTACCGCTTCCTCGTCCAACCCGGCGACGACGGCGCGTTCTTCGGGCCGCCGCCGGAACGTCTCGTCAGGATGGACGGCCGGCGCGTCCAGACAGAGGCACTCGCGGGGTCCGTCCCGCGCGGCGAGACGCCCGAGAAAGACGCCGACTACGCACAGTCGATGCTCGACAGCGAGAAACTCCAGCACGAACAGCAGTTGGTGGTCGACGCCATCAGGAACCAACTCGAACCGCTCGGCGACGTTCACGAGGGGGAACAGGACGTGCGGAAACTCACGAACATCCAGCACCTCCAGACGCCGATTACGGCTGATTTGGACGGCGAGGGGCACGTCCTCGACATATTGGAGGCACTCCACCCGACGCCGGCGGTGGGCGGCCTCCCGCCGGACCGGGCGTGGGAAGTCATCCGGGAGACGGAGTCGTTCGAGCGCGGGTGGTACGCCGCACCGGTCGGCTGGTTCGATTCGAACGGTGACGGCGAGTTCGCCGTCGGCATCCGCTCGGGCGTCGCCGGCGGTACCCACGCCACGCTGTTCGCCGGGTGTGGCATCGTCGCCGACAGCGACCCGGACGAGGAGTGGGAGGAAATCCAGCCCAAGTACCGCCCCATCCTCGACGAACTCGAGAACGGCGCGGACGGGCCAGACGACTGA
- a CDS encoding sulfite oxidase-like oxidoreductase, which produces MRDVTDLYREFGDDRLPPGQHETDGFPILSKGTTPRWDPEAWEFRVSGAVEEELTLSFEEFRALPSETQRQDFHCVTGWSKFDCQFTGVPFPELAERAGVHDDACHVMFTSLDDYTTDLPLEACMRDEVLFAWGYDGDDLAADHGGPLRVVTPHRYAYKGAKWVCGVEFLTDPERGFWEKRGYSVTANPWTEDRYS; this is translated from the coding sequence ATGCGCGACGTAACCGACCTCTACCGGGAGTTCGGCGACGACCGGTTACCGCCCGGCCAGCACGAGACGGACGGTTTCCCGATACTCTCGAAGGGGACGACGCCACGGTGGGACCCGGAGGCGTGGGAGTTCCGCGTCTCCGGGGCCGTCGAGGAGGAACTGACGCTCTCGTTCGAGGAGTTCCGGGCGTTGCCGAGCGAGACGCAGCGACAGGACTTCCACTGCGTGACCGGGTGGAGCAAGTTCGACTGTCAGTTTACCGGGGTTCCGTTCCCCGAACTCGCCGAGCGCGCAGGCGTCCACGACGACGCCTGTCACGTCATGTTCACCAGCCTCGACGACTATACGACAGACCTCCCGCTCGAAGCGTGCATGCGCGACGAAGTGCTGTTCGCGTGGGGGTACGACGGGGACGACTTGGCGGCGGACCACGGCGGGCCGCTCCGAGTCGTGACGCCTCACCGCTACGCCTACAAGGGAGCGAAGTGGGTCTGTGGCGTCGAGTTCCTCACGGACCCGGAGCGGGGGTTCTGGGAGAAGCGCGGGTACTCGGTGACCGCGAACCCGTGGACCGAAGACCGGTACAGCTGA
- a CDS encoding ribbon-helix-helix domain-containing protein has protein sequence MPKAEINIPEHLEMQIAQLVEKGEFLNREEAIEDLLSTGIKAYKTSGPVDDEEEAGLEDDGMMGHDDEYVF, from the coding sequence ATGCCCAAGGCAGAGATCAACATCCCGGAACACTTGGAGATGCAAATCGCCCAGCTCGTCGAGAAGGGCGAGTTCCTCAACCGCGAGGAAGCCATCGAAGACTTACTCTCGACCGGGATAAAGGCGTACAAGACGAGTGGTCCGGTCGACGACGAGGAGGAGGCCGGTCTGGAGGACGACGGGATGATGGGCCACGACGACGAATACGTGTTTTGA
- a CDS encoding UPF0058 family protein has protein sequence MHKDELLELHEHMVLIMEYFKDLEGTDSSLFDAYEELDVTPDDVHMSKSEHKHAVFVLGNALATAMSEDEFSDAGRIGKRMQELADDAESKL, from the coding sequence ATGCACAAAGACGAACTGCTCGAACTGCACGAACACATGGTGCTGATAATGGAGTACTTCAAGGACCTCGAAGGCACGGACTCCTCGCTGTTCGACGCCTACGAGGAACTCGACGTGACGCCGGACGACGTTCACATGTCCAAGAGCGAGCACAAGCACGCGGTGTTCGTCCTCGGTAACGCGCTGGCGACGGCGATGAGCGAAGACGAGTTCTCCGACGCGGGCCGCATCGGTAAGCGAATGCAGGAACTCGCCGACGACGCCGAGAGTAAACTGTAA
- a CDS encoding biotin transporter BioY codes for MSTDTEAVELVGDETVENVGRAALFAALMGAFAYVTFPNPVSPAPITLQVLGVFLAGIMLGPLWGGASLVLYLAAGAVGAPVFSGGAAGLGQLLGSTGGYLWSYPLAAIVVGTIVHSGFTLGDPRSVSLPRLVGAMVVGVVIIYAMGVAGLMLVLGLGPEAAFFAGAAAFIPAEAFKIAAAVAVVRSDEIMAR; via the coding sequence ATGAGTACCGACACCGAGGCGGTCGAACTGGTGGGCGACGAGACAGTCGAGAACGTCGGGCGCGCGGCTCTGTTCGCCGCACTGATGGGTGCGTTCGCCTACGTCACGTTCCCCAATCCGGTCTCGCCGGCACCGATTACGCTCCAAGTACTGGGCGTGTTCCTCGCCGGTATCATGCTCGGTCCGCTGTGGGGCGGGGCGTCGCTCGTCCTCTACCTCGCGGCGGGGGCCGTCGGGGCACCGGTGTTCAGCGGCGGTGCGGCGGGACTCGGCCAACTGTTGGGGAGTACGGGCGGCTATCTATGGTCGTACCCGCTCGCGGCCATCGTCGTCGGTACCATCGTCCACAGCGGGTTCACGCTCGGGGACCCGCGGTCGGTCAGCCTCCCGCGGCTCGTGGGTGCGATGGTCGTCGGCGTCGTCATCATCTACGCGATGGGCGTCGCCGGGCTGATGCTCGTCCTCGGTCTCGGCCCGGAGGCGGCGTTCTTCGCGGGTGCGGCCGCGTTCATCCCCGCCGAGGCGTTCAAAATCGCGGCCGCCGTCGCCGTCGTGCGGAGCGACGAGATAATGGCTCGATGA
- a CDS encoding energy-coupling factor ABC transporter ATP-binding protein, with amino-acid sequence MIRTRGLRYAYGETAVLDGVDCTIADGEFAVVVGPNGSGKSTLIRHFNGLLEPDEGDVSVNGRPVAANLVAARQAVGMVFQDPRDQFVAATVAADVAFGPENLGLSHEEIDRRVDTALAAVRMTDRREERVDRLSGGEQARVAIAGALAMEPDHLVLDEPLTSLDWPARQTVLDHLERLHEAGTSVVVVTHDLRDLTELADRLLLLDDGTLAAAGAPADLRDDLPDYGVRVC; translated from the coding sequence ATGATACGGACGCGTGGACTCCGGTACGCCTACGGCGAGACGGCGGTCCTCGACGGCGTCGACTGTACGATAGCCGACGGCGAGTTCGCCGTCGTCGTCGGGCCGAACGGGTCCGGCAAGTCCACGCTGATACGTCACTTCAACGGCCTGTTGGAACCCGACGAGGGCGACGTTTCGGTCAACGGGCGGCCGGTGGCCGCCAATCTCGTGGCGGCACGGCAGGCCGTCGGCATGGTGTTTCAGGACCCTCGCGACCAGTTCGTGGCCGCGACGGTGGCAGCCGACGTGGCCTTCGGCCCGGAGAACCTCGGGCTCTCCCACGAGGAAATCGACCGCCGGGTCGACACCGCGTTGGCGGCCGTACGGATGACCGACCGCCGCGAGGAGCGCGTCGACCGACTCTCCGGGGGCGAACAGGCCCGCGTCGCCATCGCCGGCGCGCTGGCGATGGAGCCGGACCACCTCGTGCTGGACGAACCGCTGACCAGCCTCGATTGGCCGGCACGGCAGACCGTCCTCGACCACCTCGAACGCCTCCACGAGGCGGGGACGAGCGTCGTCGTCGTCACGCACGACCTGCGGGACCTCACGGAACTGGCCGACCGCCTCTTGCTACTCGACGACGGCACCCTCGCGGCCGCGGGGGCACCGGCCGACCTCCGGGACGACCTCCCGGACTACGGCGTGCGTGTATGCTGA
- a CDS encoding energy-coupling factor transporter transmembrane component T family protein: protein MLRYDPGASLAHSLDPRSKLAVQVGFAGAAFAHTTPTGLATLTAVTGGVLAAARLSPVAVAVDIRYVLPILVAGPILEGVRLGPPWFSVSAATFPALASYRVLLILFVSAAYVQTTPVRESRAAIQWLVPGKPGQFLGMGVSFVFRFLPVLRADLSRARDAMHARLGTELPLTERMRLVAVSGFARAFDRADRLSLALRARCLSWNPTLPPLTFGTGDVAATLVALALAGSVLL from the coding sequence ATGCTGAGGTACGACCCCGGGGCGTCGCTCGCTCACTCGCTCGACCCCCGGAGCAAACTCGCCGTCCAAGTCGGCTTCGCCGGCGCCGCGTTCGCCCACACCACGCCGACCGGGCTGGCGACACTCACCGCCGTCACGGGTGGCGTGCTGGCGGCGGCCCGCCTCTCGCCGGTCGCCGTCGCAGTCGACATCCGGTACGTCCTCCCGATTCTGGTCGCCGGGCCGATACTGGAGGGCGTCCGACTCGGCCCGCCGTGGTTCTCGGTGTCCGCGGCCACCTTTCCGGCACTCGCGAGCTACCGGGTGCTGTTGATTCTGTTCGTGAGCGCGGCGTACGTCCAGACGACACCGGTCCGGGAGTCACGCGCGGCGATTCAGTGGCTCGTGCCCGGCAAACCCGGACAGTTCCTCGGAATGGGCGTGTCGTTCGTCTTTCGCTTCCTGCCGGTCCTGCGGGCCGACCTCTCCCGTGCGCGGGACGCGATGCACGCCCGACTCGGGACGGAGTTGCCGCTGACCGAGCGGATGCGGCTGGTCGCCGTGTCGGGATTCGCGCGTGCTTTCGACCGCGCCGACCGCCTCTCGCTCGCGCTCCGGGCGCGGTGTCTCTCGTGGAACCCGACGCTGCCACCGCTCACGTTCGGGACCGGGGACGTTGCGGCGACGTTAGTCGCGCTCGCCCTCGCCGGGTCGGTCCTGCTGTGA
- the mtnA gene encoding S-methyl-5-thioribose-1-phosphate isomerase, giving the protein MRTIQWDDGRDCIAMVDQTKLPAEYTTYYAETVADLVESIEVLRIRGAPGLGGAGTLGVALAARRNDGDTYDAYEAAVREDADRIATARPTAVNLSREVEAALGELDAATSIAEARERTLTHAKAVCDRDVERNKRLGEHGAALLADDDTVMTHCNAGALATVDWGTALGVVYSAHEADKAVSVIANETRPLNQGARITTVELQEHGVETTLIPDNASGRVMQEGRVDAVVVGADRIVLSGTGEFADGAVFNKIGTYKHAVLADRHDVPFVVAAPRATIDAETSVEDVEIEERDGDELREIYGTQNAPEDVPVYNPAFDPTPMSLVDYVVTEVGVFEPPLDREAVVEDTATPAH; this is encoded by the coding sequence ATGAGAACAATTCAGTGGGACGACGGCCGGGACTGCATCGCGATGGTCGACCAGACGAAACTCCCGGCGGAGTACACCACCTACTACGCCGAGACGGTGGCAGACCTCGTCGAGAGCATCGAGGTACTGCGGATTCGTGGCGCGCCCGGCCTCGGCGGTGCGGGAACGCTGGGCGTCGCACTCGCCGCGCGCCGCAACGACGGCGACACCTACGACGCGTACGAGGCGGCGGTCCGCGAGGACGCCGACCGCATCGCAACCGCACGGCCGACGGCGGTCAACCTCTCGCGGGAAGTCGAGGCGGCACTCGGCGAACTCGACGCCGCGACCAGCATCGCCGAGGCCCGCGAGCGGACGCTCACGCACGCGAAGGCGGTCTGTGACCGGGACGTGGAGCGCAACAAACGCCTCGGGGAACACGGCGCGGCACTGCTCGCCGACGACGACACCGTGATGACCCACTGCAACGCCGGCGCGCTGGCGACGGTCGATTGGGGCACCGCGCTCGGCGTCGTCTACTCCGCCCACGAGGCGGACAAGGCGGTGTCGGTCATCGCCAACGAGACGCGCCCCCTGAACCAAGGGGCGCGCATCACGACGGTCGAACTACAGGAACACGGCGTCGAGACGACGCTCATCCCGGACAACGCGAGCGGCCGCGTCATGCAGGAGGGCCGCGTGGACGCCGTGGTGGTCGGGGCCGACCGCATCGTCCTGAGCGGGACGGGCGAGTTCGCCGACGGTGCGGTGTTCAACAAAATCGGGACGTACAAACACGCCGTCCTCGCGGACCGGCACGACGTTCCCTTCGTCGTCGCGGCTCCCCGGGCGACCATCGACGCCGAGACCAGCGTCGAGGACGTGGAAATCGAGGAGCGGGACGGCGACGAACTCCGGGAAATCTACGGGACGCAGAACGCGCCCGAGGACGTGCCGGTGTACAACCCCGCCTTCGACCCGACGCCGATGTCGCTCGTGGACTACGTGGTGACCGAAGTCGGCGTCTTCGAGCCGCCGCTGGACCGCGAGGCAGTCGTCGAGGACACGGCGACGCCCGCACACTGA
- a CDS encoding class II aldolase/adducin family protein, giving the protein MLDAERRAVCAHLSDLAALTPGTSGNLSVRRGDRFAVTPTGVPYDDIEAADVPVLTLDGEQVAGDADPSSETAMHRGIYRERDAGAVAHTHSPWATTLAVLGEPVPPVHYALAHAGGRVPVADYATYGTADLAANVVATLTEADVSACLVANHGVVATGEDAAAAVETARAVETTARLYCQAATIGDPRELPESELAAVAAKFDAYGQDE; this is encoded by the coding sequence ATGCTCGACGCTGAGCGACGGGCCGTCTGTGCCCATCTGTCAGACCTCGCCGCGCTCACGCCCGGTACGTCGGGGAACCTCAGCGTCCGCCGGGGCGACCGGTTTGCCGTCACGCCGACCGGCGTTCCATACGACGATATCGAGGCGGCCGACGTGCCGGTTCTGACCCTCGACGGCGAGCAAGTGGCGGGCGACGCCGACCCATCGAGCGAGACAGCGATGCACCGGGGCATCTACCGGGAGCGTGACGCCGGGGCCGTCGCCCACACGCACTCGCCGTGGGCCACCACGCTCGCGGTGCTGGGCGAACCGGTTCCGCCGGTCCACTACGCGCTGGCCCACGCGGGCGGGAGGGTTCCGGTCGCCGACTACGCGACCTACGGCACGGCGGACCTCGCCGCGAACGTCGTCGCGACCCTGACCGAGGCCGACGTGTCGGCCTGCCTCGTCGCCAACCACGGCGTCGTCGCCACGGGTGAGGACGCGGCCGCCGCCGTCGAAACCGCCCGCGCCGTCGAGACGACGGCCCGCCTCTACTGTCAGGCGGCGACCATCGGCGACCCGCGGGAACTCCCCGAGTCGGAACTCGCGGCCGTCGCGGCGAAGTTCGACGCGTACGGGCAGGACGAGTGA
- a CDS encoding thiolase family protein yields MTEPYVVGAGMIDFGELYEQSFDDLIEDAYISLLDNVDKGLDPSDIDAAWYGTIDIANEGSSGSALAHATGLFETPITRVENACATGSDAFRNAAQAVKAGDAEVALVLGAEKMTDSTEGLIASAALERLWRGRGVTMPAYFGMRATRHLDVYDTTREQIAEISVKNHENGTKYPHAHQQFECTVEDVKESPTVSYPLNLYDCCPITDGACAVLVTSEERAHEFTDDPIRVAGYGLASDSFQRGAPEALSNFPATRQASSQAYERAGLGPEDIDVAEVHDCFSITELITYEDLGFCAEGEGGQFVDDGKPHLDGEKPVNPSGGLLSKGHPIGATGVAQIAEIFEQLRGEAGDVQVDDPEVGLQHNIGIGRNATGAVSCVNVLERP; encoded by the coding sequence ATGACAGAACCGTACGTCGTCGGCGCGGGGATGATAGACTTCGGGGAACTGTACGAGCAGTCCTTCGACGACCTGATAGAGGACGCCTACATCTCCTTGCTCGACAACGTCGACAAGGGACTGGACCCCAGCGACATCGACGCCGCGTGGTACGGCACCATCGACATCGCCAACGAAGGGTCGTCGGGGTCGGCACTCGCCCACGCGACGGGCCTGTTCGAGACGCCCATCACCCGCGTCGAGAACGCCTGTGCGACCGGGAGCGACGCGTTCCGTAACGCCGCACAGGCGGTCAAGGCCGGCGACGCCGAAGTCGCCTTGGTCCTCGGTGCGGAGAAGATGACCGACTCCACCGAGGGACTCATCGCCAGTGCCGCGCTGGAACGCCTCTGGCGCGGCCGCGGCGTCACGATGCCCGCCTACTTCGGGATGCGGGCGACCCGCCACCTCGACGTCTACGACACGACCCGCGAACAAATCGCGGAAATCAGCGTCAAGAACCACGAGAACGGGACGAAGTACCCCCACGCCCACCAGCAGTTCGAGTGTACGGTCGAGGATGTCAAGGAGTCACCGACCGTCTCGTACCCGCTGAACCTCTACGACTGCTGTCCCATCACGGACGGGGCGTGTGCGGTGCTGGTGACGAGCGAGGAGCGCGCCCACGAGTTCACGGACGACCCGATTCGGGTCGCGGGCTACGGCCTCGCCAGCGACTCCTTCCAGCGGGGCGCGCCCGAGGCACTCTCGAACTTCCCGGCCACCCGGCAGGCCTCCAGTCAGGCCTACGAGCGGGCGGGCCTCGGGCCGGAGGACATCGACGTGGCCGAGGTCCACGACTGCTTCTCCATCACGGAACTCATCACCTACGAGGACCTCGGGTTCTGCGCCGAGGGCGAGGGCGGGCAGTTCGTCGACGACGGCAAGCCACACCTCGACGGCGAGAAACCGGTCAATCCTTCCGGTGGCCTGCTCTCGAAGGGCCACCCCATCGGTGCCACCGGCGTCGCCCAAATCGCCGAAATCTTCGAGCAGTTGCGCGGCGAGGCCGGCGACGTGCAGGTCGACGACCCGGAGGTCGGTCTCCAGCACAACATCGGCATCGGCCGGAACGCCACCGGCGCGGTGTCCTGCGTGAACGTCCTCGAACGGCCCTGA
- a CDS encoding Zn-ribbon domain-containing OB-fold protein produces MSGPRYERRKRQDQHLVGFECGACGWVSFPEEKRTCKRCGDAPAEMEEVQLAERGEIQTFVVQEYLPDDIETPQPVAIVDLPQADGDGEPARAFGLLTETDLEEIEVGTEVEARFREMFSDGERPINSFKFAVPREEKA; encoded by the coding sequence ATGAGTGGGCCACGCTACGAGCGACGCAAGCGACAGGACCAGCACCTCGTCGGCTTCGAGTGTGGGGCCTGTGGCTGGGTGTCTTTCCCCGAGGAGAAGCGGACCTGCAAGCGGTGTGGCGACGCGCCCGCCGAGATGGAGGAAGTTCAACTCGCCGAACGCGGCGAGATTCAGACGTTCGTCGTCCAAGAGTACCTGCCGGACGACATCGAGACGCCCCAACCGGTGGCAATCGTGGACCTCCCACAGGCCGACGGCGACGGCGAACCGGCCCGAGCGTTCGGCTTGCTGACCGAGACCGACTTGGAAGAAATCGAGGTCGGCACCGAAGTCGAAGCACGGTTCCGCGAGATGTTCAGCGACGGTGAGCGGCCCATCAACTCGTTCAAGTTCGCGGTCCCACGGGAGGAGAAAGCATGA